GTGTCTTTTCCATCACCACCTGTTCCGCACATATCCATGGCATCATAACCTTTCAAATTGATAGGTTTACACAGGTCTAGCATAGCTTCTTTGAATCCCGCTAATTCGTGCGTACGAATACTTCTCATAAGATAAACGGTCATGAAAGCAGCCATCTGACTTTCATTGTACGCCCCATTGGCGAGTTCAATCAAAGTATCCTTGGCTTCCTGCTGAGTCAAGATATAGTTATTCGTAAGTTTTTGTAAAATCTCTTTCATCTGATTAAGCATTAATCCAGTTTTCCATGAGTTTAATCCCGTGTTCGGTAAGAATAGATTCAGGGTGAAACTGCACTCCTCTTACCGCATATTCTTTATGCGCTACGGCCATGATTTCACCATTATCATCAACAGCCGTCACATTCAAATCTCCAGCTTGCTTTGGGTCTATCGCCCAACTGTGATAACGACATACCTTGAAATTTTCTGGAATATCTTGAAACAAAGGATCTTTTGCCTGAACCTTCACATTCGTAGCTATACCATGCAATACGGTAGGTAAATTGTAAAGCTTGGCACCAAACACTTCGCCTATCGCCTGATGACCTAAACACACTCCAAAAATGGATTTATCCTTCGCGTACTTTTTGATCACATCTAGCAAAATCCCACTTTCTGCTGGCAAACCAGGACCAGGCGAAAGCAAGATCCGGTCATATTTGCCAACTGCCTCAAGAGAGATCTCATCGTTGCGAAAAACATCCATGCTTTCGTCTCCTTCTAACTCCCTAAGAATGTGCACCAGGTTGTAGGTGAACGAATCGTAATTATCTAAAACTAATGTCTTCATTATTGCTGTGCTTCTAATTTTTTATTGATGCTATCCGCCTTTCTAATAGCTGATTCCAATGCACCTACTTTGTTATAAACCTCTTGAACCTCGCTATCAGGGTCCGATTTCGCTACCACTCCTGCGCCAGCTCTAAAATGTAATTTGTTATTCTGGCTCAAGAATGAGCGAATCAAAATGGCGTGATTGAAATTGCCATGGAAATCCATCAAACCAATCATTCCTCCATAATAACCTCTTTGAGAGCTTTCATATTCATCAATCAATTGCATCGCTCTATGTTTGGGAGCTCCAGAAAGTGTCCCCGCAGGAAAAGTATCCGTAGCCAAATCAACAGCCGTTTTTCCTTTTTTTAGATAAGTAGACACTTTTGACACCAAATGGATGACATGTGAAAAGAACTGAATCTCCTTAAATTTCTCTACGGTTACTCGATCTCCAGATTTACTCAAATCATTTCTTGCTAGGTCTACCAGCATTACGTGCTCTGAAGTCTCTTTTTCGTCCTCGGACAACGCCTTTGCCGCCACAGCATCTTGTTCATCATCTCCTGTTCGCTTGTAGGTTCCGGCTATTGGGAAAATTGCTGCCTGCCCATCGTTCACTTCCAACTGAGCCTCTGGCGATGAACCAAAAATTTTGAACGATCCATAATCAAAATAGAATAAATAAGGGGAAGGGTTTATACTCCGTAATGCTCGATAAAGCAAAAATTCATCTCCTCTGAACTGGGTACTAAAACTTCGAGACAAAACCATTTGAAATGTGTCTCCCCTTTGGCAGTGCTCTATGGCCTTCAGTACACTGGCTCTGTATTCTGCATCCGTCATGTTGGATTCCACCACCCCATTTGACTGAAAGGAGTACTCGGGAGTATTATTGGATGAGATGAGCATTTCTATTTCATCCAATTTAAAACCCTGACTTTCGTCTTCAAGGGCATTGTGCGTAATAAATATCTTGTTAGAGAAATGATCAAAGGCAATGACGTATTCAAAGAAAAAGTATTGCATCAATGGAATCTCAAAGTCCTTGATCTTTTGAGAATCGAATGTAATATTCTCAAATAGCTGAACTCCCTCATACGCTGTAAAGCCAAACAAACCAGCTTTGGTATACCGAACATTCTCATCCTTCTTCGTTTGGAAGCTCCCTAAGAATTGCTGAAATGCATCTAATGCATTTATATCTATCAGGTTTGAGAATTCGGCCGATTCGCCAGGTAACTGCTGGATCACATGCCCCTTTTCCACTTTAAATTCGGCCAGAGGGGAAAATGCGATATAAGAAATACTATTCTCTTTCGCATGGTAATCTGAACTTTCCAGCAAGAAAGAATTTGGGAATTGGTCCCTTATTTTTAAGTAAATACTTACCGGAGTCAATATATCTCCAAGTATTTCACGTGTCTTCGAATAGATTTTAAATTGTTTCATGTCAAATTTTGGCAAAAAAAAAGCCCCGATGATCGGGGCTTTGTTATTTATGTTTTTCAATACATACTAGGTCCGATCACATTTCGCTTGCAAAATGCTCCACCACCAGTTCGTATTGTTGTTTATCATTTTCATTGTTGCAATTATATTTCAGGATTTCACCAGAAGCAAAATTATATTCAAGTTTTTGAAAAATAATTTTCCCTCAAGCGAGATTAATAGTTATATATTTCAAAAATTGATTTAATTTGAAAATTAGAAACAAATTACTGAACTTGTACTTTCTTTAAAGATAGAAACACAGCCTAAATCAATATATATATGTCATCAGAGTTAGATGTAAAGCAGCAGTTGAGTTTGCTTGTCCACCTGTCAAAGGTTGATAATTTTATTGCAGAACCTGAATCAAAAATGATTCACTATCTAGGCAATTTGCACGGACTTACTGAAGATGACATTGAGACTATTATTGATAACCCAATGCCTATTCCTGAATTGCATGATTTGCACCCAGACACTAAGTTTGAGTACCTATTCAATATTGTACAGCTCATGAAGGTAGATGGCAAGGTATTCCAATCCGAAATTGACTTTTGCGAAAAAATCGCGCTTAAATTAGGCTACAAACCTGGAGTAATTGCAGACTTGTCAGCTTACGTATATAGTGACCCTACGATCAATACGAGTAAAACATTCTTGAGAAGTATTGTGGACGAGCACTTGATGCCTCGCAAAAAGAAATAAGCCTTTATTTATTACCTCTTGTATTTTTTAGCTTTCTTCCCGCCCACATTTGAGGTACTTTTTCCTTTTGTGGTCAAAGCTGGATTATATCCGAACATATAGGCTACGGAAACAACAAACATATGAGATCGATACTCTAGGTCTTCTTCATAGTTATTAATATTTGAGAAAGTCGTCCCATCATTGAAGGCCATATTTGAATGAGCCCAGCTTATTTTGGCGTCTACTATAGCTCGTTGTGATGGCGTAATATCAAACAACCAACCCACGCCAAAGTCAAGCGCATATTGCAGCCGGTTTGGTTTAGTTACTATAAGCTTATCGTTGTAATCACCAACATTAATTTCATCAAGTTCCTCTTTCACAAATTGCACATTGAATTTTACAGGAGTTCCTGGTTCAGATGCATTTTCCTCTGTTTCATCAGAAATAATAGTCCCCTTTCCCCCAAGCCACCAACTTAATCTCGGCCCAGCTTCAACAAACACCTTGAATCGGCTGTTTTTCATAAACACCACACGAGCCATGAGGGGAGCCGTAAGAAAGTGATTCACCGTTTTACTATCGAGGGTTTGATCCTGAAAGATATCCTTTGCTTGTGTTCTATTATTTACCCGCATATACATCAGCTCGGTATGCACTTCAAAATGCCCTTCAGTAGAATAATCCATGCCAATTCCTGCATGCCAATTCACTTTGTTGGAAATTTTGAAAGAATCTCTTCTTGATTCAGCTTGATATTGCGGCACAATAATTTGTCCTCCAATTTTAGGTCCAAACCAAAATTGAGCCTGACTGGAAAACGAAACCAACATTAACACTAATAACAATAATCTTTTCATTTCTATCTTAAGTGATCACCTGTTTGTATCAAGATTTGCAAAATACAATATTTATATCAATATCATTAGTCATGCAGTCGATTGCACAAAAATTATTCATGTTTTGATAATAATATCGTTTTTTTTCAATTATTGTATTGAGTGTAATCTAATTTCTATAGTTTGTTAATTTTCAATTAGATTTGAATCGTACAAATGTCAAAATAAAAGAACTAAATAAATAGTCTTTTACTTTAGCTATCAGGTATAACCTATGAAAAAAATTATATTAGTATTCCTGCTGTCAGCATACTTTGCAGGTCAGGGTCTTTTAGCACAAGACCAAAAAATTTACAGTCAATTTTTCATGAACCCTTATGTCATCAACCCAGCCTACGCTGGGTCTACTGGTTATACTACAGTATTTGGTGTACACCGGCAACAATGGCTGGGATTAGAAGGGGCGCCAGCTTATTCACATATTAGTTTTAGCACACCATTAGAAAACAATATTTCTTTTGGCGCTATGGCTTTTAACAATAATGAAAATGCTATTGTCACTTCAGGTGCAAAAGTGACTGGAGGCTACTTATTAGAGTTGGACCGAAAACAATTCATCCGATTCGGCATGTCTATTGGGGGTGGCTATACTTCTTACGACGTAGATGCAGGTGTAGATCCTACCCTACTTGCCTTGTCCAACACTTCTTTTATTATGGCTGATTTAGGAGTGTCCTATTATTATGAGAATTTTAATGTCGCGCTTTCTATTCCTAATCTGATCGGACGTGATGTTGTAGATTCCAATGGTTTTAGTGAGATACAGGTAGAGCCATATAAAGACCTCACACTTCAAGCCAATTATCGTCATTTAGTAAACAAAGACTTTTCCATAGAGCCACACCTCATCTATAGGTTCTCTGCTGAAAACCTATCTCAATACGAAGCGGCCGTTATCGCACATATCGGCCATGTTATCTGGGCAGGTTTGAATTATAGACAGGATTACGGAGCCGGAGCCCTTTTTGGAATTAAAATACAAGAAAAAGGCGCCATTGGTTTTGCCTATGAATATGGAAAGTCTGAATTAGATGGTGCAACTTCGGGCACTTTTGAAGTAAGTATAGGATTACAAATTGGTGACAAAAAGAAAAATCAACGTCAGGCAGTGTCTTTTATACACAACTTCAAAAAGTCAAAACACGAAAAATCAAAAAGCTCATCACGAAGTCAATACTTGGCTCAACAAAGGGCTAAAGCAGCAGAGCAGAGAAGAGCGCAACAAGCGGCCGCTGCTACTGCCGCCGCCACAGCTGCAGCAGCTCAAACCACACAACAAGCAACAGAAACTACGCCAGACCCTACAGAACAAACTACAGCGGATGTTTCCGCC
The sequence above is drawn from the Reichenbachiella sp. genome and encodes:
- a CDS encoding aminodeoxychorismate/anthranilate synthase component II produces the protein MKTLVLDNYDSFTYNLVHILRELEGDESMDVFRNDEISLEAVGKYDRILLSPGPGLPAESGILLDVIKKYAKDKSIFGVCLGHQAIGEVFGAKLYNLPTVLHGIATNVKVQAKDPLFQDIPENFKVCRYHSWAIDPKQAGDLNVTAVDDNGEIMAVAHKEYAVRGVQFHPESILTEHGIKLMENWINA
- a CDS encoding anthranilate synthase component I family protein, whose product is MKQFKIYSKTREILGDILTPVSIYLKIRDQFPNSFLLESSDYHAKENSISYIAFSPLAEFKVEKGHVIQQLPGESAEFSNLIDINALDAFQQFLGSFQTKKDENVRYTKAGLFGFTAYEGVQLFENITFDSQKIKDFEIPLMQYFFFEYVIAFDHFSNKIFITHNALEDESQGFKLDEIEMLISSNNTPEYSFQSNGVVESNMTDAEYRASVLKAIEHCQRGDTFQMVLSRSFSTQFRGDEFLLYRALRSINPSPYLFYFDYGSFKIFGSSPEAQLEVNDGQAAIFPIAGTYKRTGDDEQDAVAAKALSEDEKETSEHVMLVDLARNDLSKSGDRVTVEKFKEIQFFSHVIHLVSKVSTYLKKGKTAVDLATDTFPAGTLSGAPKHRAMQLIDEYESSQRGYYGGMIGLMDFHGNFNHAILIRSFLSQNNKLHFRAGAGVVAKSDPDSEVQEVYNKVGALESAIRKADSINKKLEAQQ
- a CDS encoding TerB family tellurite resistance protein; translated protein: MSSELDVKQQLSLLVHLSKVDNFIAEPESKMIHYLGNLHGLTEDDIETIIDNPMPIPELHDLHPDTKFEYLFNIVQLMKVDGKVFQSEIDFCEKIALKLGYKPGVIADLSAYVYSDPTINTSKTFLRSIVDEHLMPRKKK
- a CDS encoding outer membrane beta-barrel protein yields the protein MKRLLLLVLMLVSFSSQAQFWFGPKIGGQIIVPQYQAESRRDSFKISNKVNWHAGIGMDYSTEGHFEVHTELMYMRVNNRTQAKDIFQDQTLDSKTVNHFLTAPLMARVVFMKNSRFKVFVEAGPRLSWWLGGKGTIISDETEENASEPGTPVKFNVQFVKEELDEINVGDYNDKLIVTKPNRLQYALDFGVGWLFDITPSQRAIVDAKISWAHSNMAFNDGTTFSNINNYEEDLEYRSHMFVVSVAYMFGYNPALTTKGKSTSNVGGKKAKKYKR
- a CDS encoding type IX secretion system membrane protein PorP/SprF, encoding MKKIILVFLLSAYFAGQGLLAQDQKIYSQFFMNPYVINPAYAGSTGYTTVFGVHRQQWLGLEGAPAYSHISFSTPLENNISFGAMAFNNNENAIVTSGAKVTGGYLLELDRKQFIRFGMSIGGGYTSYDVDAGVDPTLLALSNTSFIMADLGVSYYYENFNVALSIPNLIGRDVVDSNGFSEIQVEPYKDLTLQANYRHLVNKDFSIEPHLIYRFSAENLSQYEAAVIAHIGHVIWAGLNYRQDYGAGALFGIKIQEKGAIGFAYEYGKSELDGATSGTFEVSIGLQIGDKKKNQRQAVSFIHNFKKSKHEKSKSSSRSQYLAQQRAKAAEQRRAQQAAAATAAATAAAAQTTQQATETTPDPTEQTTADVSAGAGESQAAVVSETIDHDTPLQHRTTDKGIWEIGATYIQTRADSTKTKELKWHDALTDTPDHAELPPNTHRRVPGNILELPAGHHVIAGEFESYEEAEDYSDKIFEMGFHGSLVGHLESLEDKKYVVVVHKGATMGIAKEEQERWSKRKNLNHVYILNVVE